The following are encoded in a window of Shewanella psychrotolerans genomic DNA:
- a CDS encoding DUF1624 domain-containing protein has product MSSSLSHSVHGASAQHPQTPQRTARINSIDIMRGAVMLIMLLDHVRERFFLHMQVSDPMDLSTTSSALFLSRFAAHFCAPIFVFLTGVSAWLYANRNHSGATGKPRSARAFLIKRGLFLIALEILVINFSWMGNYHTLWLQVIWVIGLSMLALAALINLPRLWMALLGLAIVFGHNLLTPIGFNYGDWGYSLWTLLHDRGYLVAEGSLKVKVSYPTLPWIGVILLGYVMGPLFSGKNSASLRQQKLLFLGVSSLLLFVFLRGLNIYGETLPWQAGTNLSETLMSVFNLTKYPPSLSFLLVTLGGMFLCLIAFEKNMGRVGHWLAVFGSVPMFFYILHLYVLLLLQNTAKFMFGANYGDLFGVDHIAWVWAITVILIPLLYYPVKQFSAYKQQNNQAWIKYL; this is encoded by the coding sequence ATGAGTTCTAGTCTTTCGCACAGTGTCCATGGTGCATCGGCTCAGCATCCACAAACACCTCAGCGTACAGCGAGGATCAATAGCATTGATATCATGCGTGGCGCAGTAATGTTGATTATGTTGCTCGATCATGTCCGCGAGCGCTTTTTCTTACATATGCAAGTGAGCGATCCAATGGATCTAAGCACAACATCTTCGGCCCTTTTCCTCAGCCGATTTGCAGCCCACTTTTGTGCGCCCATATTTGTATTTCTGACTGGTGTTTCCGCTTGGCTATATGCCAATCGAAACCATAGTGGTGCCACTGGCAAGCCTCGTTCTGCGAGGGCATTTTTGATTAAGCGTGGGTTATTCCTCATTGCCCTCGAGATCTTAGTGATAAATTTTTCGTGGATGGGTAACTATCATACGCTTTGGCTGCAAGTTATTTGGGTGATTGGATTAAGTATGCTTGCTCTTGCCGCGTTAATTAATCTACCAAGGTTATGGATGGCATTATTAGGTTTAGCGATAGTATTTGGACATAACCTGCTAACCCCGATAGGTTTTAACTATGGCGATTGGGGCTACAGCCTGTGGACCTTACTGCATGACCGAGGCTACCTAGTTGCCGAGGGCTCGCTTAAAGTCAAAGTAAGTTATCCCACCCTACCTTGGATCGGTGTCATTTTACTGGGTTATGTCATGGGGCCACTATTTAGCGGTAAGAATTCAGCTTCACTACGCCAACAAAAATTACTGTTTTTAGGAGTCAGTAGCTTGCTGCTATTTGTGTTTTTACGTGGCCTCAATATCTATGGTGAGACTCTACCATGGCAAGCAGGGACAAATTTAAGTGAAACCTTAATGTCAGTCTTTAACTTAACCAAATATCCACCATCTCTAAGCTTCTTGCTGGTTACCTTAGGTGGTATGTTTTTGTGTTTAATTGCTTTTGAGAAAAATATGGGCCGAGTTGGTCATTGGCTTGCGGTATTTGGTTCAGTGCCAATGTTCTTTTACATATTGCATCTATACGTTCTTTTGCTGTTACAAAACACGGCGAAGTTTATGTTTGGCGCCAATTATGGTGATCTGTTTGGTGTTGATCACATTGCATGGGTTTGGGCAATCACAGTGATTTTAATTCCATTACTTTATTATCCAGTGAAGCAGTTTAGTGCTTATAAACAGCAAAATAATCAAGCTTGGATTAAGTATCTATAA
- a CDS encoding 23S rRNA (adenine(2030)-N(6))-methyltransferase RlmJ — protein sequence MLSYRHGYHAGNYADVLKHTLLLQTLKLMHKKNKPMVYIDTHAGAGGYALSDEFAQKTGEYLEGVAKLWNKDDLPPPLQDYINDVKHFNSPDKLELYPGSPSFVDMNLRDNDRMVLHELHSADFATLDEQLGADKKIKVIKGDGLQGLIAAVPPLERRAVVLIDPSYEIKTDYQEVSKAVIQAHKRFATGVYMIWYPVVNRAQTESMFELLKQSGIRRQLRIEQAIKADSDEFGMTAAGLWVINPPWQLDEIAQTTLDYLGPLLNQGGGSTQVTWEVGE from the coding sequence ATGTTAAGTTATCGCCACGGTTACCACGCCGGAAATTATGCAGATGTGCTTAAGCACACCTTGTTACTGCAAACCCTTAAGCTGATGCATAAGAAAAATAAACCTATGGTGTATATCGACACCCATGCTGGGGCTGGTGGTTATGCCTTGTCGGATGAATTTGCGCAAAAAACCGGAGAATACTTGGAGGGTGTCGCTAAACTGTGGAACAAAGATGACCTGCCACCACCGCTGCAAGATTACATCAACGATGTGAAACATTTTAACAGCCCAGATAAACTAGAGTTATACCCAGGCTCACCTTCGTTTGTCGATATGAACCTGCGCGACAACGATCGCATGGTGCTGCATGAACTGCACAGTGCTGACTTTGCCACTTTAGATGAGCAACTAGGCGCGGATAAAAAAATCAAAGTGATTAAAGGCGATGGCCTACAAGGCCTAATAGCCGCGGTGCCGCCACTGGAGCGCCGCGCCGTGGTATTAATCGATCCCAGCTATGAGATAAAAACCGATTATCAAGAGGTGTCCAAGGCGGTGATTCAAGCCCATAAACGCTTCGCCACTGGCGTGTATATGATCTGGTATCCTGTGGTGAATCGTGCACAAACCGAGTCGATGTTTGAGTTATTAAAGCAAAGTGGTATTCGTCGTCAGTTACGTATCGAACAAGCCATTAAAGCCGACAGTGATGAGTTTGGCATGACAGCCGCCGGCCTATGGGTCATTAACCCACCTTGGCAGCTCGATGAAATAGCACAAACCACACTCGATTATCTTGGCCCACTGCTAAACCAAGGTGGTGGCTCGACTCAGGTAACATGGGAAGTAGGCGAATAG